From Arachis stenosperma cultivar V10309 chromosome 2, arast.V10309.gnm1.PFL2, whole genome shotgun sequence, one genomic window encodes:
- the LOC130962710 gene encoding uncharacterized protein LOC130962710, with amino-acid sequence MAARGRGRGERNGDRNGGRNGERGGDGNDNEGARNHDNPMTLATFLKVNLPKFKGTLVATEADNWFRGIEKSLRAQHVPERQYVEFATYMLEGEAEHWWHGVQRLLRQVVEEIDWDTFKEEFYKKYFPRTVRDAKEMELMQLTQGNMSVAEYTQKFEDLCRFYKICQENPDDFEEWKCLKYEGGLCEELMHSLVPLQIRNFAELVNRSQLVEDCTKKVAAAKMSRQELPPKNFNRYIAPQGRNFKMNRTLSYGNQQVSNLPARDNIDRQGRDTGKLPQPALTNLVCNQCGKNHGRNPCRLGSSVCYFCGMPEHIARNCEKKIAQDSSKSQQPGRVFTMMTEDAHTRTP; translated from the exons ATGGCTGCACGGGGACGAGGACGTG GGGAGAGGAACGGAGATCGTAACGGAGGACGCAATGGTGAGCGTGGTGGAGACGGTAATGATAATGAAGGTGCCAGAAACCACGATAACCCTATGACACTGGCAACCTTTCTGAAGGTAAATCTGCCCAAGTTTAAGGGGACGCTTGTTGCAACTGAAGCTGACAATTGGTTCCGTGGTATTGAGAAGTCATTGCGAGCGCAACATGTACCAGAAAGACAGTACGTGGAATTTGCAACCTATATGTTGGAGGGAGAAGCTGAACACTGGTGGCATGGAGTGCAACGCTTGTTAAGGCAGGTGGTGGAAGAGATTGACTGGGATACTTTTAAGGAGGAATTTTACAAAAAGTACTTCCCTAGAACTGTTCGTGATGCTAAAGAAATGGAACTGATGCAGTTGACGCAGGGGAATATGTCAGTAGCAGAATATACTCAGAAATTTGAGGATTTGTGCCGATTCTATAAGATCTGTCAGGAAAACCCAGATGATtttgaggaatggaagtgtttGAAGTACGAAGGAGGACTCTGCGAAGAACTAATGCACTCGTTGGTACCACTGCAAATACGAAATTTTGCAGAGCTTGTCAATAGGAGTCAGTTGGTGGAAGACTGTACCAAGAAGGTGGCGGCAGCAAAGATGAGTCGTCAAGAATTACCTCCGAAAAATTTTAATCGGTATATAGCCCCTCAGGGAAGGAACTTTAAAATGAATAGGACACTTTCTTATGGGAATCAGCAAGTTAGTAATCTTCCTGCTCGTGACAATATCGATAGGCAAGGACGAGATACTGGAAAGCTACCACAGCCAGCACTAACAAATCTTGTTTGTAATCAGTGTGGAAAGAACCATGGTAGGAATCCATGTCGATTGGGTTCGAGCGTTTGTTATTTTTGTGGTATGCCTGAACACATAGCGAGGAATTGTGAGAAGAAGATTGCTCAAGATTCATCTAAATCTCAGCAGCCAGGAAGAGTATTTACAATGATGACTGAAGATGCTCATACTCGAACTCCCTGA